A DNA window from Acidimicrobiales bacterium contains the following coding sequences:
- the ligD gene encoding non-homologous end-joining DNA ligase, whose translation MPPPAKVEVDVAGRRLTLSNLDKVLYPEAHFTKAEVIDYYARIAPVMVPHLAGRPITFKRYPDGVDGKYFFEKNAPSHTPEWVPTMTLAGGERDGSSVINYPRIEEPAALVWAANLAAIEIHPGLARADHIRQPDHVVFDLDPGEGTDIVECCQVGLWLRDALGDLGLRAWPKTSGSKGLQVYVPLHTPCDFEDTRAFSLAIAQLLEKWHPDLIVTTQEKDKRKDKVLIDWLQNASFKTTIGVYSLRARPQPTVSTPVTWDEVVAADFADDLCFTAADVLARVEQHGDLWAEILTVEQRLPGM comes from the coding sequence GTGCCGCCGCCAGCGAAGGTTGAGGTCGACGTCGCCGGCCGGCGACTCACGCTCTCCAACCTCGACAAGGTCCTCTACCCCGAGGCGCACTTCACCAAGGCGGAGGTGATCGACTACTACGCCCGCATCGCGCCGGTGATGGTGCCGCACCTCGCGGGCCGGCCGATCACGTTCAAGCGCTATCCCGACGGCGTCGACGGCAAGTACTTCTTCGAGAAGAACGCGCCGAGCCACACGCCCGAGTGGGTGCCCACCATGACGCTCGCCGGCGGCGAGCGCGACGGCTCGTCGGTCATCAACTACCCGCGCATCGAAGAACCCGCGGCGCTGGTGTGGGCCGCCAACCTGGCAGCCATCGAGATTCACCCCGGTCTGGCCCGCGCCGACCACATCCGCCAACCCGACCACGTTGTGTTTGACCTCGACCCGGGCGAGGGCACCGACATCGTCGAGTGCTGCCAGGTCGGCCTGTGGTTGCGCGACGCCCTCGGCGATCTGGGCTTGCGGGCGTGGCCGAAGACGAGCGGCAGCAAGGGTCTTCAGGTGTACGTGCCGCTGCACACGCCGTGTGACTTCGAAGACACGCGGGCGTTCTCGCTCGCCATCGCGCAACTCCTCGAGAAGTGGCACCCCGACCTGATCGTGACGACCCAAGAGAAGGACAAGCGCAAGGACAAGGTCCTCATCGACTGGCTCCAGAACGCGTCGTTCAAGACGACCATCGGCGTGTACTCATTGCGCGCCCGGCCCCAGCCGACGGTGTCGACGCCCGTCACCTGGGACGAAGTGGTCGCCGCCGACTTCGCGGACGATCTGTGCTTCACCGCCGCCGACGTGCTCGCCCGCGTCGAGCAGCACGGCGACCTGTGGGCCGAGATATTGACCGTCGAACAACGACTTCCAGGCATGTAG
- a CDS encoding Ku protein, translating into MPPRSLWSGAISFGLVNVPVKMMTAVSPKDVRFNQLHAKDHSRIQQKRFCAEEGVEIPFDEIVKGYEVRPGQYVVIEPEELDGLDPVATHTIDILEFVDLDQIDPVYFDHPYYLVPDTRAEKAYALLARSLESTGKVGIAKFVMRTKEYLAAVRASQGALVISTLLYGDEVVPIETLDVPGIETELSERELKMAEALIESLTEKFDPDRYEDTYREKVMELIRQKDEGEEIVVHADVEPPTKVEDLMAALEASVQAARDKRAAASEG; encoded by the coding sequence ATGCCTCCGCGTTCACTTTGGAGCGGCGCGATCAGCTTCGGCTTGGTCAACGTGCCCGTGAAGATGATGACGGCCGTGTCGCCCAAGGACGTCCGCTTCAACCAGCTGCACGCCAAGGACCACAGCCGCATCCAGCAGAAGCGGTTCTGCGCCGAGGAAGGCGTCGAGATTCCCTTCGACGAGATCGTCAAGGGCTACGAGGTGCGTCCCGGCCAGTACGTCGTCATCGAGCCCGAAGAGCTCGACGGCCTTGACCCCGTCGCTACCCACACCATCGACATCCTCGAGTTCGTCGACCTCGACCAGATCGACCCCGTCTACTTCGACCATCCGTACTACCTCGTGCCCGACACGCGGGCCGAGAAGGCCTACGCGCTGCTCGCCCGCAGCCTCGAGAGCACCGGCAAGGTCGGCATCGCCAAGTTCGTGATGCGCACCAAGGAGTACCTGGCGGCGGTTCGGGCCTCGCAGGGCGCGCTGGTCATCTCGACGTTGCTCTACGGCGACGAGGTCGTGCCGATCGAAACCCTCGACGTGCCCGGCATCGAAACCGAGCTGTCCGAGCGCGAGCTCAAGATGGCCGAAGCGCTCATCGAATCGCTGACGGAGAAGTTCGACCCCGACCGGTACGAGGACACCTACCGCGAGAAGGTGATGGAACTCATCCGCCAGAAGGACGAGGGCGAGGAGATCGTCGTGCACGCGGACGTCGAACCGCCGACGAAGGTCGAGGACCTCATGGCCGCGCTCGAAGCGAGCGTGCAGGCCGCCCGAGACAAGCGTGCCGCCGCCAGCGAAGGTTGA
- a CDS encoding DNA double-strand break repair nuclease NurA, with protein MPLGAAPLDDVAERLAAILAGTAGVATDSDDGDLVIDGDLVPRPLTPAPAAPPEVWAVDGGQALVRDARCLQVYVVRAGRCCFVDRVAKVEDEGELRAHLVGLGQRAVELARLDGGLALPANTAIDVNLLRERIEWDGIERTIQEACAGALVLVDGDLRPDPRLPVGWVTDLLTGAAERGVTVVGVTKHTSLARGGAPLIGQLEAEAEITLGARARWWARVGHSPAETGVPFTVVAARLDPDAPYSFRLDVGPGADPELAVAQVATVADDAAFPGYPYPLTVADRLAACPPWLREEAWMSIEERLHVAGVRADVLHRAFTDRHRMMERAS; from the coding sequence ATGCCGTTGGGAGCCGCACCGCTAGACGACGTGGCCGAGCGCCTCGCCGCGATCCTGGCCGGCACGGCCGGCGTGGCGACCGACTCCGACGACGGCGATCTGGTCATCGACGGCGACCTCGTGCCGCGCCCGCTCACCCCCGCGCCCGCCGCGCCGCCCGAGGTGTGGGCCGTCGACGGCGGCCAGGCGCTGGTGCGCGACGCCCGCTGCCTGCAGGTCTACGTGGTGCGCGCCGGGCGGTGCTGCTTCGTCGACCGGGTGGCCAAGGTGGAAGACGAGGGCGAGCTGCGGGCCCACCTCGTGGGCCTCGGCCAGCGCGCCGTCGAACTCGCCCGGCTCGACGGTGGCCTGGCGCTGCCGGCCAACACCGCGATCGACGTCAACCTCCTGCGCGAGCGCATCGAGTGGGACGGTATCGAGCGCACCATTCAGGAGGCGTGCGCCGGCGCGCTCGTGCTCGTCGACGGCGACCTGCGGCCCGACCCGCGCCTGCCCGTCGGCTGGGTGACCGACCTGTTGACGGGGGCGGCCGAGCGGGGTGTCACTGTGGTCGGCGTGACCAAGCACACGTCGCTTGCCCGCGGCGGCGCACCCCTCATCGGCCAGCTCGAGGCCGAGGCCGAGATCACCCTCGGCGCCCGCGCCCGCTGGTGGGCCCGCGTCGGTCACTCCCCCGCCGAAACCGGCGTGCCCTTCACCGTCGTGGCCGCCCGCCTCGATCCCGACGCGCCGTACTCGTTCCGCCTCGACGTCGGGCCCGGCGCCGACCCCGAACTCGCCGTCGCCCAAGTGGCCACCGTCGCCGACGACGCGGCCTTCCCCGGCTACCCGTATCCGCTCACCGTCGCCGACCGGCTCGCCGCCTGCCCGCCGTGGCTGCGCGAGGAAGCGTGGATGAGCATCGAGGAGCGGCTGCACGTCGCCGGGGTGCGCGCCGACGTGTTGCACCGCGCCTTCACCGATCGCCACCGCATGATGGAGCGCGCCTCGTGA
- a CDS encoding DNA repair exonuclease, whose protein sequence is MRIVALGDAHLGRISGPDTTNGVNTRELDFDDSFRRSVDLALEQQPDLFVWLGDIFDRPNPSYRSYLVAQRELSKIREHGIPLVSISGNHDTPRVVGTGTPYRPLEDVFTGFNFAPGFEYRTFEYPGLRVHCVPQMANVDQTLEALAAVKANRSNDRVNLLLTHPRLTQVEPKFADLNEITVDASLLDCDLVLLGHYHTFKEVNRGMWYAGATDGFDFSDEYDTPKGVVVLETDTGAMKHVALGGRRPMVMPDVVHALGLGPDEVTERVAAAVASAPEGAVVKVIVEGVAPEVWVQTDPRVWREASTQCLRVKVDARLMHAGVQVQNLPELSGVQARFEEWMKPQELIGVDRHAIVERGKDYLANAVTEAE, encoded by the coding sequence ATGCGCATCGTCGCGTTGGGAGACGCGCACCTCGGCCGCATCAGCGGACCCGACACCACCAACGGCGTCAACACCCGCGAGCTCGACTTCGACGACTCGTTCCGCCGCAGCGTCGACCTGGCGCTCGAGCAGCAGCCCGACCTGTTCGTGTGGCTCGGCGACATCTTCGATCGCCCCAACCCGTCGTACCGCTCGTATCTCGTCGCCCAGCGGGAGCTGAGCAAGATTCGCGAGCACGGGATCCCGCTGGTCAGCATCAGCGGCAACCACGACACGCCCCGCGTCGTCGGCACCGGCACCCCGTACCGCCCGCTCGAAGACGTCTTCACCGGGTTCAACTTCGCGCCCGGCTTCGAGTACCGCACCTTCGAGTACCCCGGCCTGCGGGTCCACTGCGTGCCGCAGATGGCCAACGTCGACCAGACGCTCGAAGCGCTCGCCGCGGTCAAGGCCAATCGCAGCAACGACCGCGTCAACCTGCTGCTCACCCACCCGCGCCTCACCCAGGTCGAGCCCAAGTTCGCCGACCTCAACGAGATCACCGTCGACGCGTCGCTGCTCGACTGCGACCTCGTGCTGCTCGGCCACTACCACACGTTCAAAGAAGTGAACCGGGGCATGTGGTACGCGGGAGCCACCGACGGCTTCGACTTCTCCGACGAGTACGACACCCCCAAGGGCGTCGTCGTCCTCGAGACCGACACCGGCGCCATGAAGCACGTGGCCCTCGGCGGCCGCCGCCCGATGGTGATGCCCGACGTCGTCCACGCCCTCGGCCTCGGTCCCGACGAGGTGACCGAGCGGGTCGCGGCGGCGGTGGCCAGCGCCCCCGAAGGCGCGGTGGTGAAGGTCATCGTCGAGGGCGTCGCCCCCGAGGTGTGGGTGCAGACCGACCCGCGGGTGTGGCGCGAGGCCAGCACGCAGTGCCTGCGCGTCAAGGTCGACGCCCGGCTCATGCACGCCGGGGTGCAGGTGCAGAACCTGCCCGAGCTCAGCGGGGTGCAGGCGCGCTTCGAGGAGTGGATGAAGCCCCAGGAACTGATCGGCGTCGACCGCCACGCCATCGTCGAGCGCGGCAAGGACTATTTGGCCAACGCCGTCACCGAAGCCGAATGA
- a CDS encoding WYL domain-containing transcriptional regulator, which yields MDKVERLTNIVALLLTTRRPLTLDEIADEVGGYPERGESRRAAFERDKKTLRAEGVPLEVVPQSDGGSAYRIDPDAYYLPALDLTDDERVALNLAVAAVNIDNDSGRDALWKLGEGASSGPSLAALPTDDGLIDLFDAWRRRAPAFFDYRGERREVHVWGVAFRNGRWYVSGWDAGRQHERLFRVDRIDGAVVVGDDGTATPTPSGFDLAGALPGRQFNMYPQDDLEEVLVDVDAGWARGAINDLGEDFVVERRDDGSIRVRLHITSRDGFRSWLYGYLDHAVVVSPPEVVADFVAHLEELARG from the coding sequence ATGGACAAGGTCGAGCGGCTCACCAACATCGTCGCGTTGCTGCTGACGACTCGCCGCCCGCTCACCCTCGACGAGATCGCCGACGAGGTCGGCGGCTACCCCGAACGCGGCGAGTCGCGCCGCGCCGCGTTCGAGCGCGACAAGAAGACGCTGCGGGCCGAAGGTGTGCCCCTCGAAGTCGTGCCGCAGTCCGACGGCGGGAGCGCCTACCGCATCGACCCCGACGCCTACTACCTGCCGGCGCTCGACCTCACCGACGACGAGCGCGTCGCGCTCAACCTTGCAGTGGCCGCCGTCAACATCGACAACGACAGCGGCCGCGACGCCCTGTGGAAGCTGGGAGAAGGTGCGAGCAGCGGGCCGTCGCTCGCCGCGCTTCCCACCGACGACGGCTTGATCGACTTGTTCGACGCGTGGCGCCGCCGCGCCCCCGCCTTCTTCGACTACCGCGGTGAGCGCCGCGAAGTGCACGTGTGGGGTGTCGCTTTTCGCAACGGCCGCTGGTACGTCTCGGGGTGGGACGCCGGGCGCCAGCACGAACGGCTCTTCCGCGTCGATCGCATCGACGGCGCGGTGGTCGTGGGCGACGACGGCACCGCCACGCCGACGCCGAGCGGGTTCGACCTCGCCGGTGCGCTACCCGGTCGCCAGTTCAACATGTATCCCCAGGACGACCTCGAAGAGGTCCTCGTCGACGTCGACGCCGGTTGGGCGCGCGGCGCCATCAACGACCTCGGCGAAGACTTCGTCGTCGAGCGACGCGACGACGGCTCGATCCGCGTGCGCCTGCACATCACGTCGCGCGACGGGTTTCGCTCGTGGCTCTACGGCTACCTCGACCACGCGGTGGTCGTCTCGCCGCCCGAAGTCGTCGCCGACTTCGTGGCGCACCTGGAGGAGTTGGCCCGTGGCTGA
- a CDS encoding WYL domain-containing protein, whose amino-acid sequence MAERDPGLRFRRLLAMVTWLAARQNAKLSEIAEQFSMSEDDVERDLMLVSMCGLPPYSPDQLIDVLIVDDVVEARIPEYFHRPRQLTANDALSLLTAGRTLLAVPGNETSGPLARALDKLSASLGGADGGVAVELDAPLLLDEVQRAVDNVEQIEITHYSAAKDTISTRTVDPISVFNDAGHWYLEAFCHQADKVLTFRVDRIEALHPTGKAPARPKKSQQKGHVQPAPGADTETVTITVGPHGRWVTENYPVESVDELKSGKLRITLTVSGDAFLDRLLLRLGPDVVVNRPAAKKDALAKAARRVLARYSA is encoded by the coding sequence GTGGCTGAGCGCGACCCCGGCCTGCGCTTCCGGCGGCTGCTGGCGATGGTCACGTGGCTGGCGGCGCGCCAGAACGCCAAGCTGAGCGAGATCGCCGAGCAGTTCTCGATGAGCGAAGACGACGTCGAGCGCGACCTGATGCTGGTGTCGATGTGCGGCCTGCCGCCGTACTCGCCCGATCAACTCATCGACGTGCTGATCGTCGACGACGTCGTCGAGGCGCGCATCCCCGAGTACTTCCACCGCCCCCGCCAGCTGACGGCCAACGACGCGCTGTCGTTGCTCACCGCCGGCCGCACGCTGCTGGCGGTGCCGGGCAACGAGACGTCTGGTCCCTTGGCGCGGGCGCTCGACAAGCTGTCGGCGTCGCTCGGCGGCGCCGACGGCGGCGTCGCCGTCGAACTCGACGCCCCGTTGCTGCTCGACGAGGTGCAGCGCGCTGTCGACAACGTCGAGCAGATCGAGATCACGCACTACTCCGCGGCCAAGGACACCATCTCGACGCGCACCGTCGACCCGATCTCGGTGTTCAACGACGCCGGCCACTGGTACCTCGAAGCGTTCTGCCATCAAGCCGACAAGGTGCTGACGTTCCGCGTCGACCGCATCGAGGCGCTGCACCCCACCGGCAAGGCGCCGGCGCGCCCCAAGAAGTCCCAGCAGAAGGGCCACGTGCAACCCGCACCCGGGGCTGACACCGAAACCGTCACCATCACCGTCGGCCCGCATGGGCGCTGGGTGACGGAGAACTATCCGGTCGAGTCCGTCGACGAGTTGAAGAGCGGAAAGCTGCGCATCACGCTGACGGTGTCGGGCGACGCGTTCCTCGACCGGTTGCTGCTGCGCCTCGGCCCCGACGTCGTGGTCAACCGCCCCGCGGCCAAGAAGGACGCGCTGGCCAAGGCGGCCAGGCGCGTGCTGGCGCGCTACTCGGCCTAA
- a CDS encoding ATP-binding protein, with translation MTTAHTRGRLFGKNVLEGVFRAAPDDDLFLGELLVAIDDATRRRYLFRVVDVTYGHEHREPGWAERVAGTMLADDARDDAGAHPLYEAERRTYRVADCRCLGYLTPDGKEFRKPKSLPTQFSRVVSPEATDLAFLERSMGDLHVGVLRSGETTVDVPVGISGESLAKHVGVFATTGMGKSNLMMVLAGAAMQANGRYGLLIIDPHGEYRSELARHPWAQRRLRTYSSVKAPNVSALRVSLGEMTSDDLRTATGDTSRAQTEGLFELERFYSSQYPGLSWLLPFAQLDDLVGFRDIDLGKSVALSTLQVLHRRARRICNLDAISADADVSVANQIERDLREGKVVLVDASGFDSTEELLVASFLTRRVLESWQQQFLDDRNAHASLPTVAVVLEEAQRVLAKANDADVNVFPRVAREGRKFKVGLVAVTQQPKLVDAELLSQFNTFFILGLADERDRNILRGSAKQDLSALHTEIQTLMPGECLLAGVDTPFAVPATIDLWSNALRDATPPPEPRPEASVNVSAMLD, from the coding sequence GTGACGACGGCCCACACCCGCGGCCGGCTGTTCGGCAAGAACGTCCTCGAAGGCGTGTTCCGCGCCGCGCCCGACGACGACCTGTTCCTCGGCGAGCTGCTCGTCGCCATCGACGACGCCACCAGGCGCCGCTATCTGTTCCGCGTCGTCGACGTCACCTACGGCCACGAGCACCGCGAGCCGGGCTGGGCCGAGCGCGTCGCCGGCACCATGCTGGCCGACGACGCCCGCGACGACGCCGGCGCCCACCCGCTGTACGAGGCGGAACGACGGACGTACCGCGTCGCCGACTGCCGCTGCCTCGGCTACCTCACTCCCGATGGCAAGGAGTTCCGCAAGCCCAAGTCGCTGCCGACGCAGTTCTCCCGCGTGGTGTCGCCCGAGGCCACCGACCTGGCGTTCCTCGAACGCTCGATGGGCGACCTGCACGTCGGCGTGCTGCGCTCGGGCGAGACCACCGTCGACGTGCCCGTCGGCATCAGCGGCGAGAGCCTGGCCAAGCACGTCGGCGTGTTCGCCACTACCGGCATGGGCAAGTCGAACCTGATGATGGTGCTCGCCGGCGCCGCCATGCAGGCCAACGGCCGCTACGGCCTGCTGATCATCGACCCGCACGGCGAGTACCGCAGCGAACTGGCCCGTCACCCGTGGGCGCAGCGGCGGCTGCGCACGTACTCGAGCGTCAAGGCGCCGAACGTGTCCGCGCTGCGGGTGTCGCTCGGCGAGATGACGAGCGACGATTTGCGCACCGCCACGGGCGACACGTCGCGCGCCCAGACCGAAGGCCTGTTCGAACTCGAACGCTTCTACTCGTCGCAGTACCCCGGCCTGTCGTGGCTGCTGCCCTTCGCGCAGCTCGACGACCTCGTGGGTTTCCGCGACATCGACCTCGGCAAGTCCGTGGCGTTGTCGACGCTCCAGGTCCTGCACCGCCGCGCGCGGCGCATCTGCAACCTCGACGCCATCAGCGCCGATGCCGACGTGTCGGTGGCCAACCAGATCGAACGCGACCTGCGCGAGGGCAAGGTCGTGCTCGTCGACGCCAGCGGCTTCGACTCGACCGAAGAGTTGCTGGTGGCGTCGTTCCTCACGCGCCGGGTGCTCGAGTCGTGGCAGCAGCAATTCCTCGACGACCGCAACGCCCACGCCAGCCTGCCCACCGTCGCGGTGGTGCTCGAAGAGGCCCAGCGCGTGCTGGCCAAGGCCAACGACGCCGATGTGAACGTGTTCCCGCGCGTGGCGCGCGAAGGCCGCAAGTTCAAGGTCGGCCTCGTCGCCGTCACCCAGCAGCCCAAGCTGGTCGATGCGGAGCTCCTCAGCCAGTTCAACACCTTCTTCATCCTTGGCCTCGCGGATGAGCGCGACCGCAACATCCTGCGCGGCTCGGCCAAGCAGGACCTCTCGGCGCTGCACACCGAGATCCAGACGCTCATGCCCGGCGAGTGCCTGCTCGCCGGCGTCGACACGCCTTTCGCCGTGCCCGCCACGATCGACCTGTGGTCCAACGCCTTGCGCGACGCCACGCCCCCGCCCGAGCCGCGCCCGGAGGCGTCGGTGAACGTTTCGGCGATGTTGGACTGA
- a CDS encoding AAA family ATPase, with product MIVRHLYLQNYRVYEGVCELDLPEGLVGVYGPNGAGKSYLIEAIPWALYGHARGPVEEVRTTGVNDECVVEITFEHEGQTYVARRTLKGGLKPKHDAVMHCNGQQVAIGARDVSRYVQSVIGMNEKGFLASVFAEQKQLAALSAQQPGDRRRLVLDLLGITPIEAAVKNVRRDAKDAAAILESIEGVASDLEALATERDDAMAKAGVAEAEQITADEVARVAVEKAEEARERFAEISSTIEEGKRVKAQFDKLDADVQKLEAHAATLATAREELAALGDTAAALSAAREAHAAVTALAKAQATFDAAAAALAKSGSAEPPDDTAAITTRQAASAAAETAAGLVATAQALQANLRAAQANLERTDALEGDADCPTCGQPLGDAFAEVRAHRVAEVAAARDAASDATAKAKAAQAEAKALAAAAEVAERELAAARAAWDNAAKLVAAERAAADALARAREAAAGREELAAGLAACEQADRRAQQLVGELSRAEVVAAELTTAQRERDEVARDLEARRAAAKAHGFTAAGLAEADETRRVTAAAAAEASERAKAAAVALGQARGRAQEKDLAYARAQEQHARIEPQKVEARLLGRLGELLNAFKDSEAASVGPRLAGHARALFSDMTEGTYDTLDLSDSFEVRITDQNHTFDLKRFSGSEVDLANLALRIAISECVTLQSGGAVGLLVLDEVFGPLDAGRRVRLLQALNGLQTRFRQVLVVTHADDVKAQLPSSIEVRPTGERRSTAIVT from the coding sequence ATGATCGTCCGCCACCTCTACCTCCAGAACTACCGGGTGTACGAGGGCGTGTGCGAGCTCGACCTGCCCGAAGGCCTCGTCGGGGTCTACGGCCCCAACGGCGCCGGCAAGAGCTACCTGATCGAGGCGATTCCGTGGGCGTTGTACGGCCACGCCCGCGGGCCCGTCGAGGAGGTGCGCACCACCGGCGTCAACGACGAGTGCGTCGTCGAGATCACCTTCGAGCACGAAGGACAGACCTACGTGGCGCGCCGCACGCTCAAAGGCGGGCTCAAGCCGAAGCACGACGCCGTCATGCACTGCAACGGCCAGCAGGTCGCCATCGGGGCGCGCGACGTGTCCCGCTACGTGCAGTCGGTCATCGGCATGAACGAGAAGGGCTTCCTGGCGTCGGTGTTCGCCGAGCAGAAGCAGCTCGCGGCGCTCTCGGCCCAGCAGCCGGGCGACCGCCGCCGCCTCGTCCTCGACCTGCTCGGCATCACGCCGATCGAAGCGGCGGTCAAGAACGTGCGCCGCGACGCCAAGGACGCCGCCGCGATCCTCGAGTCGATCGAGGGCGTCGCCTCCGACCTCGAAGCGCTGGCGACCGAGCGCGACGACGCCATGGCCAAGGCGGGCGTCGCCGAGGCCGAGCAGATCACCGCCGACGAGGTCGCCCGCGTCGCCGTCGAGAAGGCAGAAGAGGCCCGCGAGCGTTTCGCCGAGATCAGCAGCACGATCGAAGAGGGCAAGCGGGTCAAGGCGCAGTTCGACAAGCTCGACGCCGACGTGCAGAAGCTCGAAGCGCACGCCGCCACACTCGCCACCGCCCGCGAGGAGCTGGCCGCCCTCGGCGACACCGCGGCCGCGCTCAGCGCCGCCCGCGAGGCGCACGCCGCCGTGACCGCCCTGGCCAAGGCGCAGGCCACCTTCGACGCCGCGGCCGCCGCGCTCGCCAAAAGCGGTTCCGCGGAACCGCCCGACGACACCGCCGCGATCACGACGCGCCAAGCGGCGTCGGCTGCCGCGGAAACGGCGGCGGGCCTGGTCGCCACCGCCCAGGCGCTGCAAGCCAACCTCCGCGCCGCGCAGGCGAACCTCGAGCGCACCGACGCCCTCGAAGGCGACGCCGACTGCCCGACCTGCGGCCAGCCGCTGGGCGATGCGTTCGCAGAGGTGCGGGCCCACCGCGTCGCCGAAGTCGCCGCGGCGCGCGACGCGGCGAGCGACGCCACTGCGAAGGCCAAGGCGGCCCAAGCCGAGGCGAAGGCGCTCGCCGCCGCGGCCGAGGTCGCCGAGCGTGAGCTGGCGGCAGCGCGCGCCGCGTGGGACAACGCGGCCAAGCTCGTCGCCGCCGAGCGCGCCGCCGCCGACGCGCTCGCCCGCGCCCGGGAAGCCGCCGCGGGGCGCGAGGAGCTCGCCGCCGGACTGGCGGCGTGCGAGCAGGCCGACCGGCGCGCCCAGCAGCTCGTCGGCGAACTCAGCCGCGCCGAGGTCGTCGCCGCCGAGCTCACCACTGCGCAGCGCGAGCGCGACGAGGTCGCCCGCGACCTCGAGGCGCGCCGCGCCGCCGCCAAGGCACACGGCTTCACCGCCGCCGGTCTGGCCGAGGCCGACGAGACCCGGCGTGTCACCGCCGCCGCGGCCGCCGAGGCATCCGAGCGCGCCAAGGCCGCGGCGGTCGCACTCGGCCAGGCGCGGGGCCGGGCGCAGGAGAAGGACCTCGCCTACGCCCGGGCGCAGGAACAGCACGCCCGCATCGAGCCGCAGAAGGTCGAAGCCCGCCTGCTGGGTCGTCTCGGCGAGTTGCTCAACGCGTTCAAGGACAGCGAAGCCGCCTCGGTCGGCCCGCGCCTCGCCGGCCACGCCCGCGCCCTGTTCAGCGACATGACCGAGGGCACCTACGACACGCTCGACCTGTCCGACAGCTTCGAGGTGCGCATCACCGACCAGAACCACACCTTCGACCTCAAGCGCTTCAGCGGCTCCGAAGTCGACCTGGCGAACCTGGCGCTGCGCATCGCCATCAGCGAGTGCGTGACGCTCCAGTCAGGCGGCGCCGTCGGCCTGCTCGTGCTCGA
- a CDS encoding STAS domain-containing protein, translated as MEFGIGMTSAYGRTTLAVSGDIDAATAAPLRSALSTVAEIGDGEIYVDMAEVTFIESAGLACLLEAHAAATAAGKKLVVVQPSRVVSRLLKEAGELERLSPDPRP; from the coding sequence ATGGAATTCGGGATCGGCATGACGTCGGCGTATGGCCGCACGACGCTGGCCGTGAGCGGCGACATCGACGCGGCCACGGCCGCACCGCTGCGCTCCGCACTGTCGACGGTGGCCGAGATCGGCGACGGAGAGATCTACGTCGACATGGCGGAGGTCACCTTCATCGAGTCCGCCGGACTGGCGTGCCTGCTCGAAGCGCACGCGGCGGCGACCGCCGCGGGCAAGAAGCTCGTGGTCGTCCAGCCGTCACGGGTGGTGAGTCGCCTGCTCAAAGAGGCGGGCGAGCTCGAGCGCCTCAGTCCAGATCCTCGACCTTGA
- a CDS encoding VOC family protein: MADWARPVVHWALEARDAEAMKAFYGALFNWKIGDGPIMTVEPGIGGPEPGPGGHIAQHPERLGFSLYVQVRDIGDSLARAVELGGSKQSDPFDVPGGPTIAFITDPEGNPLTLVQQ, from the coding sequence ATGGCTGACTGGGCTCGTCCCGTTGTGCACTGGGCGCTCGAAGCGCGCGACGCGGAAGCGATGAAGGCGTTCTACGGCGCGCTGTTCAACTGGAAGATCGGCGACGGTCCGATCATGACGGTCGAGCCCGGCATCGGCGGCCCCGAGCCCGGTCCCGGCGGCCACATCGCGCAGCACCCGGAGCGCCTCGGGTTCTCGCTCTACGTGCAGGTGCGCGACATCGGCGATTCGTTGGCGCGCGCCGTCGAACTCGGCGGTTCCAAGCAATCAGACCCCTTCGACGTCCCCGGCGGCCCGACCATCGCCTTCATCACCGACCCCGAAGGCAACCCGCTGACCCTCGTGCAGCAGTGA